Proteins from one Acetobacteroides hydrogenigenes genomic window:
- the dinD gene encoding DNA damage-inducible protein D: MSENLPQPSQTLFEQIKRFDENGNEYWSARELSKVLEYTEYRNLKPVIDKAKEACKNSGQEIDNHFVEFHEMVKIGSGAERGFDDGVMLSRYACYLIVQNADPTKEVVAIGQTYFAVQTRLQEIRQMEEYSRLSTEDEKRLFLRNEMKKHNLQLADTAKGAGVIDPIDYAIFQNHGYMGLYGGLDAKGIHQRKGLRKSQQILDHMGSTELAANLFRATQTEEKLKRDKIKGKANANNTHFEVGKKVRKTIEEIGGTMPEDLPVADSIKKLEKGVEQPTKMVRKGKKKH, translated from the coding sequence ATGTCAGAAAATTTACCCCAACCAAGCCAAACCCTATTTGAGCAAATAAAAAGGTTTGACGAAAACGGAAACGAATATTGGAGCGCAAGAGAATTGTCTAAAGTTTTAGAGTATACTGAGTATAGAAATCTTAAGCCAGTAATAGATAAAGCAAAGGAGGCTTGTAAAAACAGCGGACAGGAGATTGATAACCATTTCGTGGAATTCCACGAGATGGTTAAAATTGGTTCTGGAGCTGAACGAGGGTTCGATGATGGCGTAATGCTATCACGTTATGCATGTTACTTAATTGTTCAAAATGCAGACCCTACTAAGGAGGTGGTTGCCATAGGGCAAACATACTTTGCAGTACAAACACGCCTACAGGAAATTAGACAGATGGAGGAGTATTCTCGCTTGTCAACCGAGGATGAAAAGCGCTTGTTTCTCCGTAATGAGATGAAAAAGCATAACTTGCAGCTTGCTGACACAGCAAAGGGGGCTGGCGTTATTGACCCTATCGATTATGCTATATTCCAAAATCACGGCTATATGGGACTTTATGGTGGACTTGATGCAAAAGGCATACATCAAAGAAAAGGCCTAAGAAAGAGTCAACAAATATTAGATCACATGGGTAGTACTGAACTAGCCGCAAATTTATTTCGAGCAACACAAACTGAAGAGAAACTTAAAAGGGACAAGATTAAAGGTAAGGCAAATGCAAATAATACCCACTTTGAGGTAGGTAAGAAGGTGAGGAAAACAATAGAAGAAATAGGGGGAACTATGCCTGAAGACTTACCCGTTGCTGATAGCATTAAGAAGCTTGAAAAAGGGGTAGAACAACCGACTAAAATGGTAAGAAAAGGGAAAAAGAAGCATTAA
- the rhuM gene encoding RhuM family protein: protein MTKSEIAIFQLDNGQAEIQVKLDNDTVWLSQKQMSDIFEKDSDTIGLHLKNIYQTGELDEASTTEYSSVVRMEGKRKVTRKIKFYNLDAIISVGYRVNSKRGTQFRIWANRVLKDYLVRGYVLNEQRLLQKAEQLKELQSSFKIIRNILKYKILTNDESSGLLKIIADYSYALDILDRYDYQTLQITSTSGKETYQLTYDEAIKQIAIVKKAYGNSELFGHEKDGSFHSSISTIYQTFNGVDLYPSIEEKAANLLYFITKNHSFSDGNKRIAAFLFLYFLEQNRILFDDLGYKRIADNALVALTLMIAVSNPAEKDTLVKVIVNLINRKN, encoded by the coding sequence ATGACAAAATCTGAAATAGCTATATTTCAACTTGATAATGGGCAAGCTGAAATACAGGTAAAGCTTGATAACGATACCGTATGGCTTTCGCAAAAGCAGATGTCTGACATTTTTGAGAAAGATTCTGACACTATAGGTTTACACCTCAAAAACATATACCAAACGGGAGAACTTGATGAAGCCTCAACAACCGAGTATTCCTCGGTAGTTCGTATGGAGGGCAAACGAAAAGTTACTAGAAAAATAAAGTTCTATAATCTGGATGCAATAATATCAGTAGGGTATCGAGTTAACTCAAAAAGAGGTACTCAGTTTAGAATATGGGCAAACAGAGTTCTTAAAGACTATTTGGTAAGAGGTTATGTGCTCAACGAGCAACGTTTACTTCAAAAAGCCGAACAGCTAAAAGAGCTGCAAAGCTCGTTCAAGATTATACGCAATATACTAAAGTACAAAATTCTTACTAACGATGAAAGTTCGGGTTTACTCAAGATAATAGCAGATTACTCCTATGCACTAGATATACTAGATCGGTACGATTACCAAACATTACAAATAACATCGACTTCGGGAAAGGAAACATACCAGCTTACATACGACGAGGCTATAAAACAAATAGCAATCGTAAAAAAGGCTTATGGAAATAGCGAATTATTTGGACACGAAAAAGATGGTTCGTTCCACAGTTCAATTTCTACCATATACCAAACCTTTAATGGAGTAGATTTATATCCAAGTATTGAAGAAAAAGCAGCAAATCTGCTATATTTCATAACAAAAAATCATTCGTTTTCCGATGGTAATAAGCGAATAGCTGCTTTTCTGTTCCTCTACTTTTTGGAGCAAAATCGGATTCTTTTCGATGATTTGGGATATAAAAGAATAGCAGACAACGCCTTAGTAGCTTTAACGCTGATGATTGCCGTAAGCAATCCAGCAGAAAAAGATACTTTAGTAAAGGTTATTGTAAACTTAATAAATAGAAAAAATTGA
- a CDS encoding DNA-binding domain-containing protein, with product MASQKITGTLWYYLLQNPLIKDNEEYMAKVSATDVYDVNRIAAEMQKYNSTATIADIKAVLEILFTVVSNKVADGCSVRLPIVNIRPSISGRFSSPVDSFDSNRHAVNVKVTSGEMLNQAISNVQVARYDSVERSPVLKQFINCFTGTSNAYHAGFIGKLVGNELKFDIDSIDEGLFIVNSETAEEIKVQHFGKITNGELMFTLPPLTKGEYYMELRKAYCANREIRRGILKKSFVVE from the coding sequence ATGGCATCACAAAAAATTACAGGTACCCTTTGGTACTATCTTTTACAAAACCCTCTTATCAAGGATAACGAGGAGTATATGGCTAAAGTAAGCGCAACCGATGTTTACGATGTAAACCGTATTGCGGCCGAAATGCAGAAGTACAACAGCACCGCAACCATTGCCGATATTAAGGCTGTGCTCGAAATCCTCTTTACGGTGGTGAGCAACAAGGTTGCCGATGGGTGCAGCGTTCGCTTACCTATTGTAAACATTCGCCCCTCCATTTCTGGAAGGTTTAGCAGTCCGGTTGATTCGTTCGACAGCAACCGCCACGCGGTTAACGTAAAGGTGACATCGGGCGAGATGCTTAATCAAGCTATCTCGAACGTACAGGTGGCTCGCTACGACTCGGTGGAACGCTCGCCCGTGCTAAAGCAGTTTATCAACTGTTTTACGGGTACGTCTAACGCCTACCATGCGGGTTTTATTGGCAAGCTGGTTGGAAACGAGCTAAAGTTCGACATCGACAGCATCGACGAAGGGCTTTTTATCGTGAACTCCGAGACCGCCGAAGAAATAAAGGTGCAGCACTTTGGCAAGATTACCAACGGCGAGCTGATGTTTACCCTCCCTCCTCTTACTAAAGGCGAATACTACATGGAGCTGCGCAAGGCCTACTGCGCCAATAGGGAGATCCGTAGAGGTATCCTTAAAAAGAGCTTTGTGGTAGAGTAG
- a CDS encoding AAA family ATPase codes for MDKPFVFGVTAVGDNFTDRQDEAKRLLANFLSGVNTVLISPRRWGKTSLVRKVGKMAEEQGVKVVFLDVFSHRTEAEFYNGFATAVIKQTSSKWEEWVENTKSFLSRVRPTISMGTDPNVDFSVGLELDEKRETVDEILSLPEKIALKKGVRVVVCIDEFQQVMDFEEPATFQKRLRSIWQHQSAVSYCLFGSKKHLMSLLFEKKSLPLYKFGDVLYLTKIDTDSWVNYIVARFESSGKEINESYARLICKMVDNHSSYVQQLSWLIWLRTENRVDNESFCFGLDDLLNQNSMLFQRDVEYLTGYQLNFLRAVCDGLDSEFTKKDVIAKYNFGTSPNVTRIKKALADKEIIDVSSQKVTLVDPVFGLWFRREIQHKQILPFTSSLEDENV; via the coding sequence ATGGATAAGCCATTTGTGTTTGGAGTTACTGCAGTCGGTGACAACTTTACGGATCGACAAGACGAAGCGAAAAGATTGTTAGCCAACTTTTTGAGTGGCGTAAATACGGTGCTGATATCCCCTAGGCGTTGGGGTAAAACCTCGTTGGTTCGAAAGGTAGGGAAGATGGCCGAGGAACAAGGGGTAAAAGTGGTGTTTCTGGATGTCTTTTCGCATCGAACCGAGGCAGAATTCTACAATGGCTTTGCAACCGCGGTGATAAAGCAAACCTCATCGAAATGGGAGGAATGGGTAGAGAACACAAAAAGCTTTCTATCGCGCGTACGCCCTACTATTTCGATGGGAACCGATCCGAACGTTGATTTTTCGGTAGGGCTAGAGCTAGATGAAAAGCGCGAGACGGTAGATGAAATTCTATCGTTACCGGAGAAAATTGCGCTAAAAAAAGGGGTAAGGGTCGTTGTTTGTATTGACGAGTTCCAGCAGGTGATGGATTTCGAAGAACCTGCAACTTTTCAGAAAAGGTTGAGAAGCATTTGGCAGCATCAGTCTGCAGTTTCCTACTGCCTGTTTGGGAGCAAAAAACATCTTATGAGCTTGCTATTTGAGAAAAAAAGCCTGCCACTTTATAAATTTGGAGATGTGCTGTACCTAACAAAGATAGATACAGATAGTTGGGTGAACTATATCGTAGCTAGGTTTGAAAGTAGCGGCAAAGAAATAAACGAGAGCTATGCTCGGTTGATCTGCAAAATGGTAGATAACCACTCTTCGTACGTTCAGCAGCTCTCCTGGTTGATCTGGTTGAGAACTGAAAACAGGGTTGACAACGAGAGTTTTTGCTTTGGATTAGACGATTTGCTAAATCAGAATTCTATGCTTTTTCAGCGCGATGTAGAATACCTGACAGGCTATCAGCTAAACTTCCTAAGAGCGGTATGCGATGGCTTAGATTCGGAGTTTACCAAAAAGGATGTAATAGCCAAGTATAACTTTGGGACATCGCCAAATGTTACACGAATTAAAAAGGCGTTAGCTGATAAAGAGATTATTGATGTTAGCTCTCAGAAGGTAACCCTAGTGGATCCTGTTTTTGGATTATGGTTTAGAAGAGAAATTCAGCATAAGCAAATACTACCATTTACCTCATCTTTGGAGGATGAAAACGTGTAA
- a CDS encoding sugar transferase, translated as MNSKYNSSGMLDKRMKFIQVSFVVMDVLLTVATFRLALVLRNLIKGDTTSFSTEYWIMLAAVAVLWPISIMLFNVYGLGSNSRKKEKLSLTAILPKLIVAVCFAFLVCTTSLYLAKTQVISRAFLMVFFVTNLGVLLMANFVYKMSLRKLLKRTSFYRRIIVAGSPDKVKKLVKYLNKNNELFIDIIGTVHLNGYEDLSSKPKLGEFEDLPELIIKHSADDVVVTIPYEHLKEIEPYIHRCEAMGITIHLVMDVYDMKIAKTGVSSIGVIPTLTWASVSLDPWQIVAKRLIDILGGLIGLILTGVLSIFIVPAILLDSPGGVLFRQVRVGKNGRNFYIYKFRTMCNNAEALKKKLMDKNEMDDMMFKMKDDPRVTRVGKFLRKTSLDELPQFWNVLTGDMSLVGTRPPTLDEVEKYDLHHWRRLSVKPGISGMWQVSGRNEITDFEDVVKLDVQYIDSWSIWLDFSIIFKTIHAIVKRSGR; from the coding sequence ATGAACAGCAAATACAACTCTTCGGGTATGTTGGATAAAAGGATGAAATTCATTCAGGTGAGCTTCGTTGTTATGGACGTGCTGCTTACCGTAGCAACCTTTAGGCTGGCACTAGTGCTGCGTAACCTCATAAAGGGAGACACAACATCCTTCAGCACCGAATACTGGATAATGCTGGCAGCAGTAGCTGTACTATGGCCTATTTCCATTATGCTATTTAACGTATATGGGTTAGGCAGCAATTCGCGTAAAAAAGAGAAACTTTCGCTTACAGCAATTCTACCAAAGCTAATTGTAGCGGTATGCTTCGCCTTTCTGGTTTGTACCACATCGCTATATCTGGCAAAAACACAGGTAATAAGCCGCGCTTTTCTGATGGTATTCTTTGTTACCAACCTAGGCGTGCTGCTAATGGCAAACTTTGTTTACAAGATGTCGCTACGGAAGCTGCTCAAAAGAACCTCCTTCTACCGCAGAATAATAGTGGCAGGTAGCCCCGATAAGGTTAAAAAGCTGGTAAAGTACCTGAATAAAAATAACGAGCTGTTTATCGACATTATTGGTACCGTACATCTAAACGGCTACGAGGATTTAAGCAGTAAGCCCAAGTTGGGCGAGTTCGAGGACCTCCCCGAGCTCATAATAAAGCACAGCGCCGACGATGTGGTGGTAACCATTCCGTACGAACACCTAAAGGAAATTGAGCCCTACATACACCGATGCGAGGCAATGGGTATTACCATCCATCTGGTAATGGATGTTTACGATATGAAAATTGCCAAAACAGGCGTATCGTCGATAGGTGTAATACCTACGCTAACATGGGCAAGCGTTAGCCTCGATCCTTGGCAAATAGTAGCAAAACGTCTTATAGATATACTTGGAGGCCTTATAGGGTTAATTCTTACCGGGGTGCTATCCATATTTATTGTTCCTGCAATACTTTTAGACTCGCCAGGTGGCGTGCTGTTCCGTCAGGTTAGGGTAGGTAAGAACGGACGTAACTTTTACATCTACAAGTTCCGAACCATGTGCAATAACGCCGAAGCTCTTAAAAAGAAGCTGATGGATAAGAACGAGATGGATGATATGATGTTTAAGATGAAGGATGATCCTCGCGTTACCCGTGTTGGCAAGTTTCTTCGCAAAACTAGCCTCGACGAGCTACCCCAGTTCTGGAACGTACTTACAGGAGATATGTCGTTAGTAGGAACACGTCCGCCAACCCTCGATGAGGTAGAGAAGTACGACCTACACCATTGGCGTCGTTTAAGCGTTAAACCAGGCATATCGGGCATGTGGCAGGTGTCGGGTCGTAACGAGATTACCGACTTTGAGGATGTGGTTAAGCTCGACGTTCAGTATATAGATAGCTGGAGTATCTGGCTCGATTTCTCCATTATTTTCAAGACGATCCATGCGATAGTAAAAAGATCGGGGAGATAG
- a CDS encoding four helix bundle protein: MKENLLKDLTFKFAIRIVELSRNLQEITKEWVLAKQVLRSGTSIGALVREAEFAQSRADFISKLSIALKEANETQYWIDSTKRV, translated from the coding sequence ATGAAAGAGAATCTGCTTAAAGACTTAACCTTCAAGTTTGCAATCAGAATTGTAGAGTTGAGTAGAAATTTGCAGGAAATAACAAAAGAGTGGGTACTAGCAAAACAGGTACTAAGAAGCGGTACTAGCATTGGGGCTCTAGTTCGAGAAGCAGAATTTGCCCAAAGTAGAGCCGACTTTATCAGCAAGTTATCAATAGCCCTAAAAGAAGCCAACGAAACACAATACTGGATTGACTCTACTAAAAGAGTCTAA
- a CDS encoding capsule assembly Wzi family protein has translation MRNISLLAVFIFVSLIGNAQQVPVNTANTGIYSFIDELSNDGIIDVVSVTKPYYRMDISKWLQEADTKRQMLSQRQQKELAFYLKDYGKELHADRNFKRRIDLLYYKDTLFSATINPILGLTKGKYGEQDYTHRYNGIDAFGYIGKHVGIWASFRDNFENEPLTKPAYLNQELGKNNMRTSAGYEYDEMRGGISYGWSWGSLELAKDHIQWGSGYSGNNILSGRTPSFPYVMLTLTPVKWFKFKYFHGTLVSDVVDSSKSYPISGAKFEREVFRNKYMAANMFTLLPTRWLEFSFGNSTIYSDNGIHFTYLIPFMFYRSSDRSTSSNKSNGIDNNSLLFFNLYLKPIKHLSIYSSVFIDELGLSRMFSKTENTNEVSIKVGGNLTNWPLNNIQATVEYTRTNPFCYRHYVQACTYESNSYLLGHYLGDNSDEIYTALTVKPIKTLYLKASYTKARKGKTYSTDLMNSPERRGLPFMDEERWINKTIRFTATYQPINDLYINFGVESSDISGADAKLYTPKFLQGKNTTVYGGINIGF, from the coding sequence ATGCGCAACATCTCCCTACTAGCAGTTTTTATTTTTGTTAGCCTAATAGGTAACGCCCAGCAGGTTCCAGTAAATACTGCCAATACAGGTATTTATTCTTTTATCGACGAGCTATCCAACGATGGCATAATAGATGTGGTATCGGTTACTAAACCTTACTATCGCATGGATATTTCCAAATGGCTACAGGAAGCCGATACAAAGAGGCAGATGCTATCGCAACGACAGCAAAAGGAATTAGCCTTCTACCTTAAGGATTACGGCAAGGAGCTGCATGCTGATAGAAATTTTAAGCGTCGTATAGATCTGCTTTACTATAAGGATACCCTGTTTTCGGCAACCATAAATCCAATATTGGGCCTTACAAAGGGTAAATATGGCGAACAAGATTACACCCATAGGTACAACGGTATAGATGCATTTGGATATATCGGCAAGCATGTTGGCATTTGGGCCAGCTTTAGGGATAATTTCGAGAATGAGCCTTTAACCAAACCTGCCTACCTAAACCAAGAGCTTGGAAAGAATAACATGCGCACATCGGCCGGATACGAGTACGACGAGATGCGTGGCGGTATATCGTACGGTTGGAGTTGGGGTAGCCTAGAACTCGCCAAAGATCATATACAGTGGGGGTCGGGATATAGCGGAAACAATATTCTTTCGGGCCGTACACCATCGTTCCCCTATGTAATGCTAACGCTAACGCCCGTAAAATGGTTTAAGTTTAAGTATTTCCACGGAACGTTGGTTTCCGATGTGGTGGATAGCAGCAAGTCGTATCCTATTTCTGGAGCAAAATTCGAGAGAGAAGTTTTCCGAAATAAGTATATGGCAGCCAACATGTTTACGCTACTTCCCACACGTTGGTTAGAGTTCTCGTTTGGAAACTCAACTATCTATAGCGATAATGGAATACACTTTACCTATCTCATACCTTTTATGTTCTACAGATCGTCGGACAGATCAACCTCTTCCAACAAATCGAATGGTATTGATAATAACTCATTGCTTTTCTTCAACCTATACCTTAAGCCTATTAAGCACCTAAGCATCTATTCATCGGTATTTATTGATGAACTAGGCTTAAGCAGAATGTTTAGCAAAACCGAGAATACCAACGAGGTTTCTATTAAAGTAGGAGGAAATCTGACCAACTGGCCTCTAAACAACATACAGGCAACGGTTGAATATACAAGAACCAACCCTTTCTGTTACAGGCATTACGTTCAAGCCTGTACATACGAGTCGAACAGCTACCTATTAGGCCATTACCTCGGCGACAATTCTGACGAGATATACACGGCGCTTACCGTAAAACCTATCAAAACGCTTTACCTTAAAGCATCATACACTAAAGCAAGAAAAGGCAAAACGTATAGTACCGATTTGATGAACAGTCCGGAAAGAAGGGGGCTTCCTTTTATGGATGAAGAGCGATGGATAAATAAAACCATCAGATTTACGGCAACCTACCAACCCATTAACGACCTATACATCAACTTTGGGGTAGAGAGCAGCGACATTAGCGGAGCTGATGCTAAACTTTACACACCAAAATTTTTACAGGGCAAAAACACAACTGTTTACGGTGGTATAAACATAGGATTCTAG
- the rpiB gene encoding ribose 5-phosphate isomerase B gives MKNKKLGMASDHAGYAMKVKVKEYLELIGYEVVDFGTHSEASADYPDFAHPLANAIENGELECGIAMCGSGNGINMTLNHHKGIRSALCWIPEIAALAKQHNNANVCTLPARFVSFEEAKAIVDAYLNAEYEGGRHQARIDKIPC, from the coding sequence ATGAAAAATAAGAAGTTGGGTATGGCAAGCGATCATGCCGGCTATGCTATGAAGGTTAAGGTTAAGGAATATCTAGAATTGATAGGCTATGAGGTTGTTGACTTTGGTACCCACTCCGAAGCAAGCGCCGATTACCCCGATTTTGCCCACCCTTTAGCCAACGCCATTGAAAATGGCGAACTTGAATGCGGTATTGCCATGTGCGGTAGCGGAAACGGCATTAACATGACGCTAAACCACCATAAGGGCATCCGTTCGGCACTTTGCTGGATTCCCGAAATTGCGGCTCTTGCCAAGCAGCACAATAACGCCAACGTATGCACACTTCCTGCTCGCTTTGTTAGCTTCGAGGAGGCAAAGGCTATTGTGGACGCCTACCTTAATGCCGAATACGAAGGTGGAAGGCACCAAGCTCGCATCGATAAGATTCCATGCTAA